One genomic segment of Alosa sapidissima isolate fAloSap1 chromosome 13, fAloSap1.pri, whole genome shotgun sequence includes these proteins:
- the LOC121681049 gene encoding UPF0729 protein C18orf32 homolog translates to MVCIPCIVIPVLLWIYKRFLEPIIYPIISPVISRFWTKKAVQESGTGDEKTSEKSNGTCKNELNGQAKCQSANGVMTASDKKTD, encoded by the exons ATGGTGTGCATTCCCTGCATCGTTATTCCAGTTCTCCTCTGGATTTATAAAAGGTTTTTGGAGCCGATAATCTACCCAATAATTTCCCCAGTCATCAGCCGTTTCTGGACCAAGAAAGCTGTCCAAGAAAGTGGTACTGGAGACGAGAAGACAAGTGAAAAGAGCAATGGAACATGCAAG AATGAACTGAATGGGCAAGCAAAATGTCAGTCTGCAAACGGAGTCATGACAGCCTCTGATAAGAAAACGGATTAG